Proteins from a genomic interval of Narcine bancroftii isolate sNarBan1 chromosome 12, sNarBan1.hap1, whole genome shotgun sequence:
- the LOC138747369 gene encoding GTP-binding protein Rheb-like isoform X2, with translation MNRKIRCPGKSSLAVQFVDGQFLDCYDPTIENTFNKTMNFDGQDFYLQLVDTAGQDEYSIFSFSHTVNIHGYVLVYSVTSMKSFEMIKTIRSKLLDMMGKIHRPSSPHYESPCFCQMCRIPTVLVANKRDLSKQRMVQTEEGKKLADSWGAAFLESSAKQNETVVQVFKMMIQEIEKPTGFIQERKCNMM, from the exons atgaaTAGAAAAATAAGATGTCCTG GAAAGTCTTCACTGGCTgtccaatttgtggatggacaATTTTTGGATTGCTATGACCCTACAATAGAGAATA CATTTAATAAAACCATGAACTTCGATGGACAAGATTTCTATCTGCAGCTGGTGGACACTGCTGGGCAG GATGAGTATTCTATTTTCAGCTTTTCCCACACGGTGAACATTCATGGGTATGTTTTGGTTTACTCTGTGACCTCCATGAAGAG TTTTGAAATGATTAAGACCATTCGTAGTAAACTGCTGGATATGATGGGAAAAATCCA CCGGCCATCGTCTCCACATTATGAATCTCCATGCTTTTGCCAAATGTGCCG AATACCAACAGTGCTGGTTGCAAATAAGAGAGATCTTTCTAAACAAAG AATGGTGCAAACTGAAGAAGGGAAGAAACTTGCAGATTCTTGGGGGGCTGCATTTTTGGAATCCTCTGCAAAACAGAATGAA ACAGTAGTGCAGGTGTTCAAAATGATGATCCAAGAAATTGAAAAACCAACTGGGTTCATACAAGAGAGGAAATGTAACATGATGTAG
- the LOC138747369 gene encoding GTP-binding protein Rheb-like isoform X1 yields MAPLKFRKIAVLGYRSVGKSSLAVQFVDGQFLDCYDPTIENTFNKTMNFDGQDFYLQLVDTAGQDEYSIFSFSHTVNIHGYVLVYSVTSMKSFEMIKTIRSKLLDMMGKIHRPSSPHYESPCFCQMCRIPTVLVANKRDLSKQRMVQTEEGKKLADSWGAAFLESSAKQNETVVQVFKMMIQEIEKPTGFIQERKCNMM; encoded by the exons ATGGCTCCGTTAAAGTTTCGGAAGATTGCAGTGCtggggtacaggtcagtgg GAAAGTCTTCACTGGCTgtccaatttgtggatggacaATTTTTGGATTGCTATGACCCTACAATAGAGAATA CATTTAATAAAACCATGAACTTCGATGGACAAGATTTCTATCTGCAGCTGGTGGACACTGCTGGGCAG GATGAGTATTCTATTTTCAGCTTTTCCCACACGGTGAACATTCATGGGTATGTTTTGGTTTACTCTGTGACCTCCATGAAGAG TTTTGAAATGATTAAGACCATTCGTAGTAAACTGCTGGATATGATGGGAAAAATCCA CCGGCCATCGTCTCCACATTATGAATCTCCATGCTTTTGCCAAATGTGCCG AATACCAACAGTGCTGGTTGCAAATAAGAGAGATCTTTCTAAACAAAG AATGGTGCAAACTGAAGAAGGGAAGAAACTTGCAGATTCTTGGGGGGCTGCATTTTTGGAATCCTCTGCAAAACAGAATGAA ACAGTAGTGCAGGTGTTCAAAATGATGATCCAAGAAATTGAAAAACCAACTGGGTTCATACAAGAGAGGAAATGTAACATGATGTAG